tttcatctataaataatttttttgctaGCAAGAGATGAAACGTAATGATGCATATTTTTCTATGAAAAACGTAAAAACCACCCATTATATATGCGACACTAAAAACGTTTCAAAAGTTTTAATGGAGACATTTCGATCATGAATATTAAGCTacatactttttattaaattcgttttttatcttttttttttaattatctagtGTACTAAGTCTAATACACATGTGAGAGTTGGAAATAAATAATACTCATTCTTGTTTATTTATGTAGTAAAATCTGATTGAATATAACGAACCACAACTAATTAATTTGctgataattttactaatttacCCTTAGTTCCTTACTTACAAGTCAACCTACATTCGAATTTAACaccaagaaagaattcagtTCGGATTTGTTAGGCAAAAAAATGGTTGaacattagtttttttttcattatacaCTAATGAAAATCGCCATTAGAAATATAACGATAAAAAGTAGTTAAATATAATGgaaactataattataaaaagtgGAAGTAATTTTTGGTAGCATtcctttatatataaataaaagaaattatattagatacctattttatgtagatttaagatttatttctaattattttaacaatatttaactCATACTGTCAAAATAAAGTGTAAAGTAATCCACGCAAACTAAATTTGAGGATGAATAATTTCtgcaatgtttaaaaattagaaCCAGTCCATTCAAGCTGAATTCGTTGTGATGTAGTAGGGCATTAGGGGGAAGGAAATAAATTGATCATATAATTAGAAAACTAATATTCAATTACaactttaattatttgatttttttatgtattatataaaaatatataaaattttatgtagaTGGAcaatagtaatattaaaattaaaaaaaaaattgggttgAAAATGAATTGATGTCATCACATGttcatttatttaatacattatgtgtaatgtttaattattaattatataaatattattttttatatttgattaaatacatataaaaattctaaaagtaaaatttgttattattagttttaaattgaaGTGAGCTGATTTGTTTAATTCTCAACGCACATACCACAGGCCAATAGTTTTAGAAACAATATTAGGTAACTTGAATTCGacttaattaaaacaatttgttGACAGCCattccttttaaaaataaaatataaagttttaaaataaaataataatatatttagttacatatatatgatataaaattttcaaagggGTTAAATAAGGGTTTGTATACCGACACGTGTAAGTTGTATGCATGGCTTGAATGGCAGGTGAAGAATCGCACCCTGGAGAAGCAAACTGTGACATACAAAGTTGGAAttggaattgaaattgaaaataaaagtgtGAGGGAAGAAAAATCAGAATGAAGAAATTATATTAAGCCATTAGATGAGACAGAGTTTGTTATATTAATTAGGAGTTGAAAAGTTGATTTGAAGAGTGAAAAAATGCGTAGAGAAGGTGAAGGTGAGAGAGAGAACGTGCCTCAACTAACTGCAAGTTCCACCAGGAGAAGGTTGAGAACGAAATTCAGACCAGACCCTTTCTTGTCACTATGCAGATGCTTCAGCTTCCTTGTCATTCTCTCTTCCTTTTTCTGCATCGCCGTTAACGTCCTCTCTGCAATTCGCTCATTCAAAAACCAATCCgatgtctctctctctctctctaaagtataatattattcGTTTCGTGTTCAGTTTTAATTGCGTGTTGTGTCTTTCAGATCTTCGATGGCATATTTCGGTGTTACGCCGTTTTCATAGCGTGCTTCGGGGTTCTGGCTGAGACGGAATGGAGCTTCATCATCAAGTTCTGGaaggttaattaattaattagttagtAGTTTCGttcttttctaatttattgTTATCGGAACGTGGATGCTGAGCAAATAAATGATGTTGCTGTTCTCACTTCCTGCTATCTAATTTCATGCATCGTTACAGGTTATAGAGTATTGGGTTGCCAGGGGTTTGCTGCACATTTTGTACGTTTTCTCTTTAACGTTGATGCTTTTTTTGCTTTCGATTCaattatctttgtttttttttttctcttagtACCTACATTATCTTTATTAATTCTCTCTCATGAATAAGAAAAAAGGTAATAATGTGTGGAACAAATCTCAATTGACACCATAGACAGGAGTTTCTAAAATTAGAGAATACTTGAGTGTTTTGCATGTGGATGTTTTTGAGTTCAGAATACTTGTATTGCATAATTGGTTTTGCTACCACTGCCTGTTGTTAATGTCCAATAAATGTAGTGTACGGCGTAGAATTGCAagattttgtttgtttgtattATGAATTGATAATGCACAAATTTGCTTCTTAGTCGTGTTTTTTCTGTTTCTGCAGTGTTGCAGTCATGACTAGGGCCTTCCCTGACTATAGTGGGGAGCGAAAAGAGCTGATAGTTCTTCAGAGCATAGCGTGCTATATGCTTCTTGCTTGTGGCGTAATTTACGTTGTGTCGGtaagatttttgaaaagaacAAACTAATTAGTCAAATGACTAGGTTTCTGTAGTCGTGTATGCTCGGATGTTTGTACATGATTTAAACGAATTGATGCCTATTGTATATATGTGCAAAGTCATATTCAATttgcattttatattttttttttgttgattctTCAAATTATTTCGCTGTGAGTGTTTTCCAATTAGACAGAggttaatatttttgaaagcaTCATGACCTGTATTAAACCAGGTTCTATAACATCTTACCTTTGCTCTTGTTTTAATACTTTTCAatttcactttaaaaaaatcattctaaaatattttaacggGCATATCATATTTCTGAGCAGAATTCCTACTTAATTCGTTTCTGCTGCCTTTGGACATGGTTCAATGAACTaacaattttctattttattagattattcttttatatatatatatatatatatatatattataaatagatagaTATTTATATATGAGCTTCCCTAGTCAATATTCTAAGAGTTCTAAATAAGAATTTCTGTTACATGTATTACCATTTTAAGGGAGTTCTTTGCATTGGTTTTCTGAAACGTTCCCGCCAGAAGCAAGAGATATCCAGAGAGCAAGCAGAAAAGGATCTTGAGGTAACGTAGCATATATTGTATTGCATCCACGTGCATATCAGTAGTTTTTGTCTTTCCTAAATACCTTCGTAACATAACATTGCACTCACTAtgtgaaaatttaaattctggAACCTTTTCCATGACCTTTTATTGCAATCTTTTTTTATCTACCTCATAATAATAGCCCATGATTTTTTCAGCTCCAAATGCATTGTTTCAAATCAAGATATTAATTGACGTCTTCTCTTAATGAGCTAAAGAACAGAGAAAAGAAATCAAGGATTTTAGAAAccatattattatttcttttctttaaaagatTATATCCACAAGATGTACCATACTTGTTATTTCAGTAATCCTTAGAGGTTTCGTTGTCAACAACATCGTTTTCAGATTACAATACTACCATTCTCCAT
This portion of the Vigna unguiculata cultivar IT97K-499-35 chromosome 6, ASM411807v1, whole genome shotgun sequence genome encodes:
- the LOC114188851 gene encoding uncharacterized protein LOC114188851, translated to MRREGEGERENVPQLTASSTRRRLRTKFRPDPFLSLCRCFSFLVILSSFFCIAVNVLSAIRSFKNQSDIFDGIFRCYAVFIACFGVLAETEWSFIIKFWKVIEYWVARGLLHIFVAVMTRAFPDYSGERKELIVLQSIACYMLLACGVIYVVSGVLCIGFLKRSRQKQEISREQAEKDLEELERRREELEQLLITE